The following DNA comes from Sphingorhabdus sp. M41.
ATCCCGGCGGTTACCGTCTGGCCGAGACCAAAGGGATTTCCGATTGCCAGAACATAGTCTCCGACTTTTGCCGAATCCGAAACAGCGAGCGGAACAGCTCTCAGTTTTTCAGCAGGAATTTGCAATATCGCGATGTCTGCTTCGGGGTTGGAGGCAACCAGACTGGCCTCGAATTGGCGCCGGTCTTCCAGAATGACGACGACCAACAGTCCTTCGTCAACAACATGGAAATTAGTGACAACCAGCCCTTTCGCAGCATTTATGATCACGCCTGACCCCGCAGACAGCCGGGGTTCAAGCGCTCCTTTGGAAACACCAAAAAAGCGACGGAAATAGGGATCGCGCAGTAACGGATTTTGCAGATAGGGAGACGGATGGACCACCGCAATATTGACCACCGCAGGGGATACCCGTGCCACCAGAGGGGCGAAGCTTAGGCTCTGGTGTGAAACGGATTCTGTCGCTGTCGAACTTGATAATGCATTGGTCTGAGCCGAAGGTGGGGTCTGATCCGGGAACAGCGCCGCCAGCCCGAGCAATCCGGCTGAGACAGAAATAAGCGCAACCACCGAATATTGTGCCGGCGTCATTGCTCATTCTCTCGGCCACGCACTGCCCGCTTTCCTTTGTTGCGTCCTGAAGTTTCCGTAACAACCGTGCATTGGCCTTCGGGCTGGTGGTCGCTACTGAAGAATATGATTACCCAATCATTGGTCCGACCGAGATCGTGAGCGCGGGCGGTGTTGGAGTAGAGGGCGGTAAAATGCCAGAGTCCCCGCTCTGTATGCAGGATGGGCAGCCAGGACGCGCCAGTTGGATTGAAGCGACGCGGGGCAATCTGGCGCAATTTTCCTGCTTCTGCCTTGGCGCGATATTCCTGGTCGACGTCGAGCAACATATCGACCGGCGGCATTGACTGGTCCTGGTGATAGCGCCTGCCAGCGCGACGCCGCGAAAGAATCTCGGTGAGGGCATTGCGAATGATCGACAGTCTTCGAGCGCCGATGCCCGGTACTTTTTCCAACCGGCCATCGTAGGCTGCACTTTCCAGTGCTTCTAGCGTATCGACGTTAAGATGCTCGTGAATCAGATGGGCAAGCTTTGGCCCGATGCCGGGGATAGTCCGGAATGTGGCTTCCGGCTCCAACCCTCCGCGAAGTCGGTCTAGTTGTGACCACCGTCCGGTCGATACAAGTTCAAGGATAGCTGCGCCGATGCCTGTGCCAATATTCGGTATTGCATCAAGCGCTTCCATTCCGCCGGTGGCAATTGCGGCAATATCCTCGTCCAGATTTTCGATAGTGGCGGCTGCTCTCGAATAGGCAAGGCTGCGAAACGGACTGGCATCTTGCGCCTTCAGCAAGGCGGCAGCTTCTCGCAGAGCCAAGCCAACCATAGCATTGGCTGCATGCGATTGTTCTCTTGAATGAGACGGCTGAATTGCGGTCATATTTGCCGAACCCCAATTGTGATTTTCATGGAAGCGTGAAATAAAATTAAGCCAATGGGATGAAGCGCGCCATACGAGAATTTACCTACCTTCCAGCGCAAAGTCCGCGATCATGTCGAGAATTTCGAAATCGCTAGGTCCTAGCTATTCAAGACACGTCAGTTGTAGGATCGAAATGAGATGGGCAGATCGGAAGCAGGCTTACCTGCTTGTCCAAATGCAAGCGTGCGTCATTGGCGGCATTCGCCAAAAGCTCGGCAGCAAAAAAACTAGCATGGCGAGCATCAAGCTAATGTGGGGGAGGCGACCTGGCGGACAGGGTGGGATTCGAACCCACGGAGAGCTTGCACCCTCGGCGGTTTTCAAGACCGCTGCATTCGACCACTCTGCCACCTGTCCGCATAGCCAATAAGGCCGGGTCGCACGCGTCCTAGCGTTCTCGATTTGAAAGCGCAAAACATTTTGTTGATGGTTCGAACCTCGAATGAAAATTTCGGCAGATCACCGCTTTCGGGGCAAGCAGTTGCTTCTTTGGGTTATTTAGGGATTCCCCTTCGACTCGCTTTGTGCGACAACGAAGTACGAAGGGAAGTAATCATGCGTATCATGACCGCTATCGCCTGCAGCGCTCTTGCACTTTTCAGCATCAGCACTGCAACGCCGATGCAAGACGCCAAAGCACAAGCAGGCTCCAGCTTTGAATCCTATCTTCAGCAAGTGCGCCAGAAAGCTCTGCAAGACGGGGTGAGGGCCGAGACGCTGGATCAGGTTCTTCCGGGTTTAACCTATAACCCCCGAGTGATAGAGCTGGATCAGTCTCAGCCGGGCGGCAGCATGGACAGTGCAATACCGCCTTTTGCTCCCTATCAGCGGCGACATATAACGGCGGTGCGGATTGATAATGGTAAGGCCGCTTATCGACGCCTGATTGCCAAGCTGATCGACGTAGAGCGCGAAACCGGCGTGCCTGGTCCGATTATCATGGCGATCTACGGCAAAGAAACAAATTATGGTTCATATATGGGGGATTTCGACATTCCCCGATCGCTGGCGACCCTCGCTTATGAAGGGCGGCGTCGCTCGCTTTTTGAGCCTGAGTTGCTCGCCGTGCTGAAGCTTATCGACAAGGGTGTGCCCCAGTCCGCCCTCAAGGGCAGCTGGGCAGGGGCGATGGGTATGCCGCAGTTTCTGCCTTCCGTTTATCTGCGACTGGCAAAGGACGGCAGCGGTGACGGATATGCCGATATCTGGAACAGCGAATATGACGCGGTCGCTTCGATTGCCAATTATTTTGTCAACTCCGGTTGGCGCCGAGACGAGCCCTGGGGCATTGCCGTCAATGTGCCATCTTCGCTCGACCGCACGGCGATCGCAAGCAAGATAGTACCGACACGCTGTCCGCGTGTGTTCGGTCGCCATAGCCAGTGGAAAAGCATGGCGGAATGGCGCGCAATCGGCGTGGTTCCGGCGACCGGGAAAAGTCTGGATAGTGATATGATGGCAACTCTGCTCGAGCCAGACGGGCCCGGGAACAGAGCCTATTTGCTGACTGGTAATTACCGGGTCATATTGGATTATAATTGTTCGAATTTTTACGGGCTAGCAGTGGGGTTATTGGCGGATGAAATACGCAGTTAAACTTGGAATTTTGTCGACGGCTACTCTTGCCTTGGCCGGGTGCAGTGGAACGCGTGACTTCGGCCAATTTCCGGATGGGGTGCCACCGGCTGGCGGCGCAGGCCAGTCAGCAGGGACAGCCGCCGTCTCCGACTATCCACAAAAAATTGGCGATCCTTATAAAGTGGGGGGAACTACCTATACTCCTGAAGATGTCCAAAGCTATGACGAAGTGGGCTATGCAAGCTGGTACGGGGAAGAACTGTCCGGCAATCCCACGGCCAATGGGGAAGCTTTCTATCCGCAGGGCATTTCAGCCGCACACAAGACGCTGCCGCTTCCTACTTATGTTGAAGTTACCGCTCTGGATACGGGGCGGACGATATTGGTTCGGGTCAATGATCGTGGTCCTTTTGCCAACGATCGGCTGATAGACCTGTCGCACGGAGCGGCAAAGCAGCTTGGGATTGATCGCGACGGCGTCTCCGGCGTTCGGGTCCGCAAAGTCAATCCTAATGAGCAGGAGCGTGCCGTGCTCCGCATGGGCGCGCCGGCGACTGAACGCATAGAGACGCCGGATTCGCTGCTATCGATTTTGCGGAAGAACCTGGCGAAGTTGCCGCGACCGGCGGCCCCGGTCAGGCGAGATGCGGCAGTAACCAATATTCCTTCCGCTAGCGGTACTTCCAATCCCTCCAAGCCTTTAGCTGCCAGTGGGACGCGCGATGGCCGCTTCATCGTGGAAGGTGCGCGACGGCCCGTTTCGGCAGAAAATAGTGTCGGAGATAATTATGTTGGTGCTGTGGCCGGATCATATGCCGTGCAGGTCGCGGCGTTCAGCGAAAAATCGCGGGCGGATATTCTGGCCAAGAAAATCGGCGCCAAGGTCATGCCGGACGGTACGCGCTCGATTTGGCGCGTGCGATACGGACCCTTTTCCAACGAGAAAGACGCGCAAGCAGGGCTGGCACAGGCGCAGCAGCGCGGCTATAGCGGAGCTCGCATTCTGCGGGCGGACAAATAGTTTTGAGTCGCTAAATATTGATCGGGAATCTTGGCCTAAATGAAAAAATATCTTCTGGCATCGCTGCCGTCTGTCGCCTTATCATCAATGGTGGTTGCTGCCCCCAATTTTGATACCGATGCTCCCATCGCCTATATGACCGACTTGTCATCGGGAGCGGTGCTGTTCCAGAAAAATGCAGACAAGCAAATTCCACCGGCTTCAATGGCAAAAATGATGACCGTCTATGTCGCGTTTGACCTGATCAACAAGGGCAAGCTCAAGCTGGATGACAAGTTTCGCGTCAATGAGGAGACATGGAAAAAGTGGAATAATCAAGGCTCCACCATGTTCCTCGGAGTAGGTGATCTGGTCAGTGTAAGCGATTTGCTCCACGGCATCGTGACCCTGTCGGGCAATGACGCCTGTGTTGTGCTGGCCGAAGGGATTGCCGGAACCGAAGAGGCTTTTGTCGATCTGATGAATAAGCGGGCCAAAGAACTGGGCATGTCGAAAAGTCGCTTTGGCAATAGCAATGGCTGGCCGGATGAAGGCCGGACCATGGTGACCGCGCGTGATTTGGCCAGTTTGGGCGCCGCTACCGTGAACAACTTCCCCAAATTATATGACAGTTTCTATGGCCAGGATGAATTCGCCTGGAATGGAATCAAGCAATCGAACCGTAATCCCTTGATGGGCAAAGTGGCTGGATCGGATGGTCTGAAAACCGGCCACACCGAAGAAGCAGGCTATGGTTTTACCGGCTCGGCTGAACAGAAGGGTCGGCGCCTGGTATCGGTGCTCGCAGGGCTTGATAGTTACGGCGGTCGTGTCGAGCAATCGGTCAAATTCATGAACTGGGGATTCAACGCCTGGGAGGCCAAGAAACTTTTCGACAAGGGAACCCTAATCCAGAATGCAGAAGTGCAACTGGGGGACAGTTCGACTGTATCGCTCGTCGCAGCGAAGGACCTTTTTGCAACAATTCCAAAAGCTTCGGATGGTAAAATTTCGATGAAAGTGACCTATGATGGTCCGATCAAAGCTCCTATTTCCAAAGGCCAGCCAATCGCTACATTGATCGTCAGCACAGCGGATGCCGGGCAGCAGTCAGTCGCTCTGGTGGCTGGAGAGGATGTTGGCGAAGCCGGCTTCTTTGGTCGTGTCTGGGCCGGATTGAAATCTTTGCTCGGACTGGCGTGACGCAGGGACGATTAATCAGTCTGGAAGGCGGGGAGGGGACGGGGAAGTCCACTCAAGCCAAAGCGCTGGCAAATGCTCTGGAAATAAACGGGCATAAAGTTTGGCTGACGCGGGAGCCCGGGGGCACTCCAGGCGCGGAGACCATCCGCGAGCTGTTGTTGACCGGATCAGAGGAAAAGTGGAATATTCGCACCGAGGCCCTTCTGTTCGCCGCGGCTCGCGCGGAGCATTGTGCCAAGTTGATCCGCCCTGCGCTGTCGCGGGGGGAATGGGTGATAACCGATCGTTTTATCGACAGCAGCCGCGCCTACCAAAGCGTTAACGGCCAACTGGATGACGCCGAAATCAAGGATCTGCACCGTGTCGGAAGCAATAATCTGATGCCGGACCGGACTTTTATTCTGGACTTGCCCGAAGCGGTCGCGTCGCGAAGAGCGGCGGCGAGAGATCGCGGCGACAGCGACCGGATTGGGGGACGGGATAGCGCCTATCATCAGGCGGTCATGGCCAAGTTCAGGCAATTTGCCGTTGATGAGCCAGACCGTGTGCGGCTGGTTGATGCTTCGCAAACCGCTGAAGCCATCACCGAAATGCTGTTGCAAAATCTCAGTGACTTGATGTCATGACGTCATTTTTCGGCCACGAAAAGCCTCGACAGATATTTTCCCAGTCCTTTGCCAAGGACAAGCTTCATCATGCCTGGATTTTGGCAGGAGACAAGGGATTGGGCAAAGCATCGTTTGCCCAACAGGCCGCTCATTTTCTGCTCAATTCCCGTAATCGACCGACCATGTTTTCCGAGATGCAGGACGACGAAGCCGGTCATCTTCTTGCCGCTGGCTCGCATCCGGATTTCCGCTTGCTCCGCCGCGGACCAAAAGGCGACAAAGAGGAAAAGAAGGCCCGCGACAATGGTCTGGACTCGCTGGATGAGCATGAGCTGGCCCGCAATATAAAAGTCGATCAGATACGTACCCTGCAACCGCTGTTTCAAAACCAGGCTTCTATTTCCGAATATCGCGTAGTCGTCATCGATGCTGCCGATGATCTGGAGCGCGCAGGTGCCAATGCCATATTGAAAAACCTTGAGGAACCGCCCAAAAATACGATTTTCTTCTTGATCAGCCATATGCCGGACAGGCTGTTACCGACGATCCGTTCGCGATGCCAAATGCTGCGTTTCGACCCGCTTTGCGATGATGACATGCGTAATGTGCTGAAGAAGGCTGCACCCAAATTGGATGAAGCCGATCTGGAGGCCTTGGTTCTGGCGGGCGAAGGCTCGCCTGGACGAGCGCTGCAATATGTCGAAGTGGGTCTTGCGGAACTGGAGAGGATCGCACGCGAAATCATTAAATCCGGTGACAGGGATAATCGATTGAAGAGCGAATTGGCTCGAAAACTGGCCTTGAAGGCCGCGACGCCACGCTACCGTGCCTTTCTGGAACGGGCGCCCAGTCTGATTGCGGAGCAGATCAAGGACTCCGAGACAATGTGCTCACTGCACGCTATTGAAAAATGGCGTAAAGCCAGTGACTTGGCCTCGGCCGCACTTCCAAAGGCGCTGGATAATCAAGCCGTAATCTTCCAACTTGGAAGTCTCATGGGGGAGCTCTCACCGGCAAAGCTGAGAAAATAGAGATTTTGCCTGTTTACAAGCGCCGCCAATCCATCAAGAGAGTTGGCCATGTCTGAACCCTTTTATATTACCACCGCGATAAGCTATCCAAACGGTCGACCCCATATCGGCCATGCTTATGAGGCAATTGCCGCCGATGCCATTGCAAGATTTTACCGGCTAAGCGGACGAGATGTCCGGCTGATCACAGGAACCGACGAACATGGACTGAAAATGGTCCAGACCGCGCGTGATGCAGGCAAGACGACAATCGAACTTGCCGACGAAATGTCTTCATATTTCATGGAGATGTGCAACAAGCTTAATATAGGCCATGACGGTTTTCGACGAACCAGCGAAGCCGCGCATCATGAGGCCAGCAAGGCACTGTGGAAGGCAATGGAAGCCAACGGCGATCTTTATCTGGATCGCTATGAGGGCTGGTATTCGGTGCGCGACGAAGCTTTTTATGCAGAAGACGAGCTCGAAACAGGCGAGGGCGGCGTGAAGCTCTCGCCTCAGGGCACCCCGGTCGAGTGGACGGCAGAAGAGACATGGTTCTTCAAACTGTCCAAATATCAGGATTTATTACTGAAACTATATCAGGAACATCCTGAATTCATACAGCCCGAAAGCCGCCGCAACGAAGTCATGCGCTTTGTCGAAGGTGGACTGAGGGATCTCAGCGTGTCACGGACGAGCTTCGACTGGGGCGTTCCGGTGCCGGGATCGCCGGGTCATGTCATGTATGTCTGGGTAGATGCCTTGACGACCTATATGACCGGCGTGGGCTATCCGGACACCAAGGGAATGTTCGCCAAATATTGGCCAGCGGACTTGCACCTGATTGGCAAGGACATCGTCCGCTTCCATGCCGTTTACTGGCCGGCTTTTCTGATGAGTGCTAAACTGCCGTTGCCGAAACAGGTTTTTGGGCACGGTTTTCTGTTAAACCGCGGCGAGAAAATGTCGAAGTCTGTCGGGAATGTCGTAGATCCGATGGCATTGGCGGAGCGTTTTGGCGTTGATCAATTGCGCTATTTCCTGCTCGCCGATGTGGTTTTTGGAAAGGATGGCACCTATTCAGCCGACGCCATTGTTACCAAGACAAACGCGGATCTTGCCAATAATTTCGGCAATCTGGCACAGCGCAGCCTGTCGATGATTGCCAAGAATTGTGATGGCAAGATTCCATCAGCCGGAGAACCGACCGAAGCCGAAGAGCAATTACTGAGCCAACTGGATCAGTGTTTCGAAGATGTAAAAGCAGCAATGACCGGCGGCTCGTTCAAGATCGACAGCGCGCTTGATAGCATTCGCGAACGGCTCAGCGCGACCAATATATATTTTGCCGACCAGGCGCCCTGGGCGTTGCGCAAGACCGATCCCGCAAGGGCTGATACGGTGCTTTTTTATACTGCAGAAGCAATCCGCCGTCTGGCGATCATGCTGCGGTGGGCGATACCGGAAAGCTGTGATCGGATGCTCGATTTGCTGGCGCAGCCATCGGATGTCCGGGATTTTGAACATCTCGCCACGACCATCGAGCCGGGATTAGCCTTGCCGGCACCCCACGGGATTTTCCCGCGTCTTGAATTGGTGCCAGAGGATCCGGAGGCTTGATATGCTAGTCGATAGCCACTGTCATCTGAACTACAAGGGCCTGGTAGAAGAGCAGGGCGGGGTGCTTGATCGTGCACGTCAAAGCGGCGTCACCGCGATGCTAAACATTTCGACGCGCGAGAGCGAATGGCGAGATATCGTAGCGACGGCTGAACGGGAAAAAGACGTCTGGGCGAGTATCGGTATTCATCCGCACGAAGCCGACGCTCATCCCGATGTCGACCTCGTTAAACTTGTCGAGGAGGCTGCGCATCCCCGGGTTGTCGCAATTGGGGAAACCGGGCTGGACTATTATTATGATCACAGCGATCGGGAACGCCAGAAACAGAGTTTTCGCACCCATATCCATGCCGCGCGCGAAACGGGTTTGCCGATCATCGTTCATACCCGCGACGCCGAAGCCGATACGGCCGAGATCATGGCCGAAGAAATGGAGCAGGGCGCCTATACCGGTGTAATCCACTGTTTTACCGCCAGCGAGGATTTTGCCCAAAAAGCCCTGGCACTGGGTCTTTATATTTCGATCTCTGGCATTGTGACTTTCAAAAATGCTAAGGATCTGCAGGAAACGGCAGCGAAATTGCCTTCTGACCGCCTTCTCGTGGAAACCGATGCGCCGTTTTTGGCTCCGGTTCCGCATCGCGGAAAAACAGGTGAGCCGGCGTTCGTTGCTGATACCGCCCGTTATCTGGCCGAACTGCGGGGAGAACAATTTGAGAAGCTTTGCGAGGCGACCAGTCAGAATTTCTATCGGCTTTTCTCCAAGGCGCGCCCCTGAATGTGGCTTTGAAACTCACGATATTGGGATGCGGAACTTCAGCGGGCGTACCCCGTATCGGCAATGACTGGGGTGATTGTGACCCGAGCGAGCCAAAAAACCGGAGAAGCCGGGTATCCATCCTGGTGGAAAGCGCGACCACCCGTATATTGGTTGATACGTCGCCGGATTTGCGGCACCAGTTTCTCGACAACGGCATAGATCATATTGATGCGGTGATCTGGACGCATGATCATGCCGATCATTGCCACGGCATTGATGACCTTCGCGCGGTATTTCAGCAGACGCGCAATCCGATACCCGGCTATGCTCGGCCATTTGCGCTTCGCAGCCTGCAGCAGCGCTTTGCTTATGCATTTGAGGGCCACAAATATTATCCATCAATTTGTGAACCAATTGCCCTGGATAGCGATGTCCTAATTGGCGATATTTCCGTTCGCCACGTTGATCAGCCGCATGGTGGCATAACATCGGCAGGCTTGCGTTTCCAGCATCAAGGCAAATCTATCGTTTATGCTACCGACTTTGGTAAAGTTACGGACGACATGAGAGCCCTATATCGTAATTGTGATTTGCTAGTCGTGGATGCGTTGCGCGATAAACCGCATCCCACCCACGCGCATCTTGAGATGACACTGCAACTTGTCAGCGATGTGCAACCGAAGTTGAGCCTGTTAACACATATGGACAATTCGATGGACTATAACCATCTTGTCACCATATTGCCGGAACATATCCGGCCCGCCTATGATGGCTATGTGAAAGAAATCTGACCGGTGACCGAGGATCAAAATATCAATCTACTATTTGCAGTCGGCGCGCTGGTGCTGGTGGCGAGCGCATTATTTTCCCGGAAGATAGGGTTCGGCGAAATCATGCGAAACATATTGGCATGGGTCGCTATATTCGCGCTCTTCATCGTCGGATTTTCCTATCAACAGGAAATATTGGCTGTTTGGAACCGGGTATCTGGCGAAGTTACCGGGACTAATGAACAACTTGTGGTTGGCGATACGGTCAGAATCCGACAATCCGCAGACGGTCATTTCTGGGTCGATGCAAAGGTTAACGCGCTACCGGTGCGGTTCCTGATCGACAGCGGCGCAACGACAACGGCGATGACGCTGGAAACCGCAAAGCGCGCTGGCATCGACATCAGTGACAGCCCGTTTCCAGTCGTATTGACTACGGCCAATGGATCGGTTTCGGCACAGCGTGGAACAATTCAGTCACTGCGAATAGGCCCGGTTTCAACGCGGGATCTGGCGGTTGTGGTTGCAGAGGAATTTGGTGAGTCCAATGTGATTGGCATGAATTTTCTGTCAAATTTGCACAGCTGGCGTGTCGAGGGTGGTGTGATGGTGCTGGAACCCGCCCTGTAGAATGATATCTAGTTTAACATAATATATATTATCAACCTTATTGATGGATCAGAATGGATGCGCAATTGATCGACCCCCTGCTAGAAATCATGCGGCGCTTGCGCGATCCGAATAATGGTTGCGAGTGGGACAAGGTGCAGACGTTCCAGACGATCGCACCTTATACGATCGAGGAAGCCTATGAAGTTTCCGACGCTATCGAACGTAATGACATGGTGGCGCTGAAAGACGAACTTGGCGATCTCCTGCTCCAGGTTGTCTTCCACAGCCAGATTGCTGCTGATGCCAGGCAGTTTGAATTCAAGGATGTGGTTCAGTCGATCTGCGACAAGATGACCCGCCGGCATCCGCATATCTTTGGCGAGGCCGCCGAAAGTCCGGGATGGGAGCAGATCAAGGCGGACGAGCGCGAGCAATCCGGACAGCCGAGCGCACTCGACGGTGTCGCGCTTGCCCTGCCCGCTTTATTGCGGGCTCAGAAAATTCAGAAACGCGCTGCCCGCGTTGGATTTGACTGGCCCGACAAGGAACCGGTGAAGGACAAGTTACTCGAGGAACTGGATGAGGTCGCGGCCGCGACTAGCGACGAACAGGTGCACGAGGAAATCGGCGATCTGCTCTTTTCTGCGGTCAATCTGGCCCGTCACTACAGGGTCGATGCAGAACGCGCCCTGACCGATGCCACAACGAAATTCACCAAAAGGTTCAACCAGATAGAATCCAATCTTGGCAAAGATATGCAGGACATGACGATCGAAGAACTGGAAGTGGAATGGCAAAAAGCCAAGGCAATCCTCGCAGCTGGCTGATCATTCAGTCAAGAGCGTGATACCTGCCCCAGTTTCGCGGTGACATTTCTACCTCCAGCAGCAGATCATCCCCTTGTTGTTCGCTGTTCAATACCCGACCGTTTTCGTGCAGCCATGCCATCCGTTTGCCATCAGACGCCGCAATCACTATCCGTTCGGACTTATAGCCTTCCGAAAGGGTCTTTGCGATAAGCTTGACCAGCGTATCGACGCCAGCTCCGGTTTCGGCGGAGATCGTGCAGACATTTTCCGGTAAAGGGGGTGAAATACGGGAATATTCCGGATCATCGACTGAAATCTTGTCGATCTTGTTCCAGGCTTCGATCACGGGAGGCCCCTCTCCTGCTTCTTCGGACACCCCTAGTTCTGCCAATATTTGCCTGACATCCCGGGCCTGTGCATCGCTTGCTTCATGCGATATATCACGGACATGAACCACGATGTCCGCAGCGCTCACCTCTTCCAGCGTGGCCCGGAAAGCGGCGACCAATTGGGTTGGCAGGTCCGATACAAATCCTACTGTATCCGACAAAATGGCCTTGTCGTAGCCGGGTAACGGGAATTCCCGCATGGTCGGATCGAGGGTGGCGAACAGCAGATCCTCGGCAAAAACATCAGCGCCGGTCAGCCGATTGAACAAGGTCGATTTTCCGGCATTGGTGTAACCGACCAGGGCAATAACCGGCCAG
Coding sequences within:
- a CDS encoding retropepsin-like aspartic protease family protein; its protein translation is MTEDQNINLLFAVGALVLVASALFSRKIGFGEIMRNILAWVAIFALFIVGFSYQQEILAVWNRVSGEVTGTNEQLVVGDTVRIRQSADGHFWVDAKVNALPVRFLIDSGATTTAMTLETAKRAGIDISDSPFPVVLTTANGSVSAQRGTIQSLRIGPVSTRDLAVVVAEEFGESNVIGMNFLSNLHSWRVEGGVMVLEPAL
- a CDS encoding MBL fold metallo-hydrolase, with protein sequence MALKLTILGCGTSAGVPRIGNDWGDCDPSEPKNRRSRVSILVESATTRILVDTSPDLRHQFLDNGIDHIDAVIWTHDHADHCHGIDDLRAVFQQTRNPIPGYARPFALRSLQQRFAYAFEGHKYYPSICEPIALDSDVLIGDISVRHVDQPHGGITSAGLRFQHQGKSIVYATDFGKVTDDMRALYRNCDLLVVDALRDKPHPTHAHLEMTLQLVSDVQPKLSLLTHMDNSMDYNHLVTILPEHIRPAYDGYVKEI
- a CDS encoding septal ring lytic transglycosylase RlpA family protein — translated: MKYAVKLGILSTATLALAGCSGTRDFGQFPDGVPPAGGAGQSAGTAAVSDYPQKIGDPYKVGGTTYTPEDVQSYDEVGYASWYGEELSGNPTANGEAFYPQGISAAHKTLPLPTYVEVTALDTGRTILVRVNDRGPFANDRLIDLSHGAAKQLGIDRDGVSGVRVRKVNPNEQERAVLRMGAPATERIETPDSLLSILRKNLAKLPRPAAPVRRDAAVTNIPSASGTSNPSKPLAASGTRDGRFIVEGARRPVSAENSVGDNYVGAVAGSYAVQVAAFSEKSRADILAKKIGAKVMPDGTRSIWRVRYGPFSNEKDAQAGLAQAQQRGYSGARILRADK
- a CDS encoding lytic murein transglycosylase — its product is MTAIACSALALFSISTATPMQDAKAQAGSSFESYLQQVRQKALQDGVRAETLDQVLPGLTYNPRVIELDQSQPGGSMDSAIPPFAPYQRRHITAVRIDNGKAAYRRLIAKLIDVERETGVPGPIIMAIYGKETNYGSYMGDFDIPRSLATLAYEGRRRSLFEPELLAVLKLIDKGVPQSALKGSWAGAMGMPQFLPSVYLRLAKDGSGDGYADIWNSEYDAVASIANYFVNSGWRRDEPWGIAVNVPSSLDRTAIASKIVPTRCPRVFGRHSQWKSMAEWRAIGVVPATGKSLDSDMMATLLEPDGPGNRAYLLTGNYRVILDYNCSNFYGLAVGLLADEIRS
- a CDS encoding helix-hairpin-helix domain-containing protein, whose product is MVGLALREAAALLKAQDASPFRSLAYSRAAATIENLDEDIAAIATGGMEALDAIPNIGTGIGAAILELVSTGRWSQLDRLRGGLEPEATFRTIPGIGPKLAHLIHEHLNVDTLEALESAAYDGRLEKVPGIGARRLSIIRNALTEILSRRRAGRRYHQDQSMPPVDMLLDVDQEYRAKAEAGKLRQIAPRRFNPTGASWLPILHTERGLWHFTALYSNTARAHDLGRTNDWVIIFFSSDHQPEGQCTVVTETSGRNKGKRAVRGRENEQ
- the tmk gene encoding dTMP kinase, which produces MTQGRLISLEGGEGTGKSTQAKALANALEINGHKVWLTREPGGTPGAETIRELLLTGSEEKWNIRTEALLFAAARAEHCAKLIRPALSRGEWVITDRFIDSSRAYQSVNGQLDDAEIKDLHRVGSNNLMPDRTFILDLPEAVASRRAAARDRGDSDRIGGRDSAYHQAVMAKFRQFAVDEPDRVRLVDASQTAEAITEMLLQNLSDLMS
- a CDS encoding D-alanyl-D-alanine carboxypeptidase family protein — protein: MKKYLLASLPSVALSSMVVAAPNFDTDAPIAYMTDLSSGAVLFQKNADKQIPPASMAKMMTVYVAFDLINKGKLKLDDKFRVNEETWKKWNNQGSTMFLGVGDLVSVSDLLHGIVTLSGNDACVVLAEGIAGTEEAFVDLMNKRAKELGMSKSRFGNSNGWPDEGRTMVTARDLASLGAATVNNFPKLYDSFYGQDEFAWNGIKQSNRNPLMGKVAGSDGLKTGHTEEAGYGFTGSAEQKGRRLVSVLAGLDSYGGRVEQSVKFMNWGFNAWEAKKLFDKGTLIQNAEVQLGDSSTVSLVAAKDLFATIPKASDGKISMKVTYDGPIKAPISKGQPIATLIVSTADAGQQSVALVAGEDVGEAGFFGRVWAGLKSLLGLA
- the metG gene encoding methionine--tRNA ligase translates to MSEPFYITTAISYPNGRPHIGHAYEAIAADAIARFYRLSGRDVRLITGTDEHGLKMVQTARDAGKTTIELADEMSSYFMEMCNKLNIGHDGFRRTSEAAHHEASKALWKAMEANGDLYLDRYEGWYSVRDEAFYAEDELETGEGGVKLSPQGTPVEWTAEETWFFKLSKYQDLLLKLYQEHPEFIQPESRRNEVMRFVEGGLRDLSVSRTSFDWGVPVPGSPGHVMYVWVDALTTYMTGVGYPDTKGMFAKYWPADLHLIGKDIVRFHAVYWPAFLMSAKLPLPKQVFGHGFLLNRGEKMSKSVGNVVDPMALAERFGVDQLRYFLLADVVFGKDGTYSADAIVTKTNADLANNFGNLAQRSLSMIAKNCDGKIPSAGEPTEAEEQLLSQLDQCFEDVKAAMTGGSFKIDSALDSIRERLSATNIYFADQAPWALRKTDPARADTVLFYTAEAIRRLAIMLRWAIPESCDRMLDLLAQPSDVRDFEHLATTIEPGLALPAPHGIFPRLELVPEDPEA
- a CDS encoding trypsin-like peptidase domain-containing protein translates to MTPAQYSVVALISVSAGLLGLAALFPDQTPPSAQTNALSSSTATESVSHQSLSFAPLVARVSPAVVNIAVVHPSPYLQNPLLRDPYFRRFFGVSKGALEPRLSAGSGVIINAAKGLVVTNFHVVDEGLLVVVILEDRRQFEASLVASNPEADIAILQIPAEKLRAVPLAVSDSAKVGDYVLAIGNPFGLGQTVTAGIVSALGRGLTPERGVGLIQTDAPINPGNSGGPLINMRGEIIGINVAILTPVQANVGIGFAVPASAIGELVKSVED
- a CDS encoding TatD family hydrolase codes for the protein MLVDSHCHLNYKGLVEEQGGVLDRARQSGVTAMLNISTRESEWRDIVATAEREKDVWASIGIHPHEADAHPDVDLVKLVEEAAHPRVVAIGETGLDYYYDHSDRERQKQSFRTHIHAARETGLPIIVHTRDAEADTAEIMAEEMEQGAYTGVIHCFTASEDFAQKALALGLYISISGIVTFKNAKDLQETAAKLPSDRLLVETDAPFLAPVPHRGKTGEPAFVADTARYLAELRGEQFEKLCEATSQNFYRLFSKARP